The following coding sequences lie in one Bacteroides helcogenes P 36-108 genomic window:
- a CDS encoding PKD domain-containing protein: MKLEIMKKSYLNILWALVFPFMLGSCSEEDYSDADINNISTLDGMENAVSVSVDQATNVVTFTVDESTLKGNYPAWTFGTGATDAATSSTKSTLTKAYSKRGDYTVTFQLGNKNGLSKGVITKTFHIEKNLIPSAIISSLTKETLYWNFMANGHFGCGESNPSLENYGLDWWSCAANGKGDTGMYDDTFTFKTEQTSGTLIEGTYEYNPGIDGLIYVNAGVTFEPFGAFNPNDGNDYDAKASKQTSTWKLYYDDADVLWLEFAPKTQVGFVANEGVWNTPKFRVLELTDKKIAMVADNGSIAWKYVFCPKDQNEVDDIGAEKYADAIVGSWMWNYTVDGHFGCGETVDNPLGWWSCGSKGKDGFGMYDDKMTFTEDSYTFDPGEEGTIFCNKGCTYDPTLTNDKDDYVAKVKDGEVLKTTYQIVVEGGNHYLVLPAKTIFSYMPADEVYDSPKFLIKRISKDKSIMELASIQSGISWLYQLKRTDK, encoded by the coding sequence ATGAAATTAGAAATCATGAAAAAGTCATACTTAAATATATTATGGGCATTAGTATTTCCTTTTATGTTGGGAAGTTGCTCTGAGGAAGATTATTCGGATGCGGATATAAATAATATCTCGACATTGGATGGAATGGAAAATGCGGTCTCTGTGTCAGTGGATCAAGCAACAAATGTCGTAACATTTACGGTAGATGAGTCAACTCTAAAAGGCAACTATCCGGCATGGACATTTGGTACTGGTGCTACGGATGCTGCGACAAGTTCTACAAAATCAACTTTGACTAAGGCTTATAGCAAGCGTGGTGATTATACTGTAACTTTTCAACTTGGAAATAAAAATGGATTGAGTAAAGGGGTAATAACCAAGACATTTCATATTGAGAAAAATTTAATTCCTTCTGCTATTATTTCTTCATTGACAAAAGAAACCTTATATTGGAATTTTATGGCTAATGGACACTTTGGCTGTGGAGAATCTAATCCTTCCTTGGAGAATTACGGATTAGATTGGTGGTCATGTGCCGCAAATGGGAAAGGTGATACTGGCATGTATGATGATACATTCACTTTTAAAACCGAACAGACTTCGGGAACACTCATAGAAGGTACTTATGAATACAATCCTGGTATAGATGGTTTGATTTATGTAAATGCAGGAGTTACTTTTGAGCCATTCGGGGCATTTAATCCGAATGATGGAAATGATTATGATGCTAAAGCCTCTAAACAAACTTCTACTTGGAAATTATATTATGATGATGCAGATGTACTTTGGCTGGAATTTGCACCGAAAACTCAAGTTGGCTTTGTAGCTAATGAGGGCGTTTGGAATACTCCGAAATTCAGAGTCTTGGAATTGACTGACAAAAAAATAGCTATGGTGGCAGACAATGGTTCTATTGCTTGGAAATATGTATTTTGCCCGAAAGATCAGAATGAAGTAGATGATATTGGCGCTGAAAAATATGCGGATGCTATTGTAGGTTCTTGGATGTGGAATTATACTGTAGATGGTCATTTTGGCTGTGGTGAAACTGTTGATAATCCTTTAGGCTGGTGGTCATGTGGTAGTAAGGGTAAAGATGGATTTGGTATGTATGATGATAAGATGACCTTTACAGAAGATTCTTATACGTTTGATCCTGGTGAAGAAGGTACTATCTTCTGCAATAAGGGATGTACTTACGATCCTACTTTGACAAATGATAAAGATGATTATGTAGCTAAAGTAAAGGATGGTGAAGTGCTGAAGACAACTTATCAAATAGTTGTTGAAGGTGGAAATCATTATTTGGTTCTTCCTGCTAAAACAATTTTCTCGTACATGCCAGCCGATGAAGTGTATGATTCTCCTAAATTCTTGATTAAACGTATTAGTAAGGATAAGTCTATTATGGAACTTGCTTCTATACAATCAGGTATTTCTTGGTTGTACCAATTGAAAAGAACTGATAAATAA